Within Claveliimonas bilis, the genomic segment AGAAAGAAGAGTTAGTTTTTGTTACAGGAAATACAGCAATAGATGCACTTAAGACAACTGTAAGGGAAGATTACAATCACGAGATTTTAAACTGGGCTGCTGGAAGCCGTATGATTTTGTTGACAGCACACAGAAGAGAAAACTGGGGAACATCACTTGAGAATATTTTTGAAGCGGTGAGAACAATAGTTGATGAACAGCAAGATATAAAAGTAGTTTGTCCGGTACATAAGAATCCAATTATACAGGAAACAGCACATAGGATATTAGGAAATCATAAAAGGATTAAACTGGTGAGTCCGCTTAATGTAATTGATTTTCATAATATTATTGCAAAAGCATATTTGATATTAACGGATAGTGGAGGGATCCAGGAAGAAGCTCCTTCGCTGGGGAAACCGGTTTTGGTATTGCGGGATATGACAGAGAGACCAGAAGGAGTGGCCGCTGGTAGTCTGAAGTTGGTGGGTACAGATAAAGAGCAAATTAAAAGAAATCTAAAGAACATTCTGCGTGACTCTAAAGAATATTTAAGGATGAGCAGTGCCCAGAACCCATATGGAGACGGTCATGCAAGTGAAAAAATTGTAAAAATTCTTATGGAGTGGAGGGAGAGGTATACAAAAAATGAAAAATAGTGAGACTGAGGCAATTAAACTAAATATTCGGGAACAAACAAAAATTTTGAACGATGTTCGTAATACAAAAGCATATAAAGCCGTAGAAGGTTATCATTTCTTGAAAGGGCAAAAAGGAATCGGAAAAATCCAAAAAACAGGAGAAGTATTAAAACATATCTGTTGTCAAGCGGATAAAAGAATACAGTCTCAAGATCCCTTGGAAGCAGTGTTGAAAATGCAGGCGGAAGGGGAAGAACAGATAAATTCTCTCGGGGTAGAATTGACGGAATATCAAGGATGCATGCAGATTTTATCAAAGATTCTGGAAGTAAAAAATACTGAGCGTAAAGTGATCTGTGTTTTTGCGCCTTATGAGATGATGGACCAGCCTGACGGTTATGCAAGACGAATAAAAAATATAGATGACTTACTAGGAGACAGAATGCTTAGAATTTATATTGCAAAGTCAAGTGTAGTGAATGCAGTGTTGCCGGAATGTTCGGAAAAGTCGGGAAATTATATATCTATAAGATACAATGATTTAAAAAAGCAACATTGTGATTTTGTTACAATAATAGCGCATTTGGTAGGGAGTGTTTATATTCACAGTGTTTACCAAGCGATGTTGTCTGTGGCACAAGATAGAAATATTATTAAGCTTTATGATTTTCATGGTGTTGTTCCTGAAGAGTTAGCTTTTATGGGGATGGAGAAAGAAGCGGAATACTATAGTAAGCAGGAAGCAGAGTTAATAAATAATAGCAATTATATTATAATAGCGAATCAGGCAATGAAAGAGCATATACTTTCGAAATATCCAGGCTGTAAGTCAGAGTTTATTCTTATGCCGATGAATAATGATGATAATAATCTTGATTTAATGTCAACGCAAACAGATAAATCTGAAATAAAACAGATGAAAGAAATTGTTGAAATGCCAAGAGTTATTTATTCGGGTGGACTTCAGAAATGGCAATTGATACCAGAAATGCAAGATGCGATTTATAATAATAGAGATAAATGTGAATATCATCTTTATGTTTCTAATCCAGATGAGTTTATGAAACTCTGGGGAGATAGAGAAATTCCGAAAAAGTGGGAAGTTACAACTAAAACTGCAGAAGAATTAAAAGAAGCGTATGGCAACGCACAATATGGTTTTGTGCTTCGAGATGATATTGTTGTTAATAAGGTTGCTTGTCCTACCAAGATAATAGATTATATTAAGTATGATATTATACCAATTATGAAAACGGTACATATTGGTGATTTTGGACAATATGGCTTGGAGTATTTATCTGTAGAAGACTTTTTGGCAGAGCGATTTCCGACAGAGGAAGAACGACTGGAAATGTGCAGTAAGAACAGGAGGATAATAAATAAAATATTTGAAGAATACCAAATTGGCAGGAACATGGTGAAAAAAATCATTATAGAGCAAAATGGGTAGAAAATCATTGGAGAAAGTGAAAAAGCAGAAATGAAAAAACCAGGTTATTATTCTTCCGGAGAGTTTGCCCGCATGGCAGGCGTTACTCTAAGGACAATCCGTTATTATGATAAACAGAATATCTTAAAGCCCTCGCTTGTGACAGAAGCGGGGGCTCGTTTCTATACAGACGAAGATTTTGCCCGGCTTCAGCAGATTCTCCTGCTGAAATATTTAGGCTTTTCTTTGGATGATATCCGGGAAATGACATTTGCGGATGCAGATTATCATTTTCTGTTGAACTCTTTAAATATTCAGCTGAAGCTGGTTCAGGACCGTATTGAGAAGATGCAGCTCATGGAGAGGGCTATTCAAGATACAGAAGAAGAAGTCCGGGCGACGCACACAGTGGACTGGAATAGGATGCTGAATCTGATTCACTTAACAGGCATGGAAGAAAGCCTGAAGAAGCAGTATCAGAATGCCTCAAATATTTCAGCCAGAATTAGCCTGCATAGCCTGTATTCTCAAAATAAGCAGGGATGGTTTCCTTGGATTTTTCATCAGCTTGGTTTGAAACCTAAAATGAAGGTGTTGGAAATTGGCTGTGGAGATGGCGCGCTTTGGAAAAGTAATATGCAAAATATCCCGGATGAAGTAGAAATTACTCTTTCTGACGTGTCAGAGGGAATGCTCCGGGATGCAAGAAGAGAGCTTGGCGGAGAAGATCAAAGATTTATTTTCCAGGCATTTGACTGCCATAAGCTTCCTTATGAATCTGAAACTTTTGATATTGTGATAGCAAATCACGTGCTTTTTTACTGTCAGGACATTCCAAAGGTATGCAGGGAAGTAAAGAGAGTTCTGAAACAAGGGGGAGTTTTTGTCTGCAGCACATATGGAAATCGGCATATGAAAGAAGTGAGCCTTCTTGTACAGGAATTTGATAATCGGATTGTTTTGTCGGCAGACAGGCTTTACGAAAGATTTGGTATGGAAAATGGCCGCGAAATCTTAGAAAAGTGTTTTCAAGAGGTAGAATGGCGATTATATGAAGATAGTCTTTTGGTAACGGAGGCAGAAGCTTTAATTTCTTATATTCTCTCCTGTCATGGAAACCAGGCACAGTATATCGGAGAGCGGTATACAGAGTTTCGCTCTTTTGTGAAAGAGAAGACAGAGGATGGTTTTTATATAACGAAGGAAGCAGGGATTTTTCTATGTGAAAATAGATGACATAATTATGGCGAAATATCTTGCTTTGCTATGATCTTTTCGTTATAATATACATAAGCGACTTATTTGAAATGGAAAGTTATTGTAGCGAAGGTTATTGGATTTGGAGGAAATTATGGTTGAAGTTAAAAATTTCTTATATTGTTTAAATATTAATACGGCAGATGGAAGGACTGATATTGTAGGAATCCTGACTGCAATAACCCCTGAATATATACCAGGATTATTTTCCTTTTCTATCAATTTTACACTTTTGAATTTGACTGAAGGGGAGCATGAAGTTACGATTAAATTCAAAAATCCGGAAAACGAAATAATAACCTCAATTGATAATGTTAAACTGGACTATAAAAAAGATGAGAATAGTAACCTTCCGGAACAATATTTGGGAATTAACGTGGCGGCTGGTCTTCAGAATGTTGATTTCAAAAAATCCGGTGTATATTCTACACAAGTTATTGTAGATGGAATAGATATGGGGAATTTTAAAATATTTGCCAAGGGAAAGAATGAGGAGTAATGGTAGGAACAAATTGTGTGCGGTTATCAAATGACGCTTCTTTTTTGAAAGAAAATAGTACTTCTAACAAAAGTAATATGTATGGGGATATGTTTTTTGATAAAAAGAATATCTTTCGGTTCCCGATTCATAATATAAGCAAGAGTGAGAAATCTGCCATAATATTAATTTATGACAATAGAAATGGAATGCTTTTTATGAATAATGACGTAATTGCCAGTATCAGGAGATTGGATGAAATAAAAGAGTTGCCATATGATTGGAATGGATATGGTGCGGCTCCTTTTTCATCTGAATTAATTGATAAATGTAAAAAAATCATAAATATATTATTGCCTCAACCACAAATTTATCCGACGGGGAGACAAAGCATACAGTTTCAATATGAGTTGAAAGATAAAAGTTATTTGGAATTTGAAATCTTTGAACATAAAACAATGTGTTTATTTGTACCTAAACGAATTTACACAGAGGCTGAGGAGATAGAAATCACAGATGCGGAAGAAAAACGGATCAAGGAGATGGTAGAAAAGTTTTATGGAAACAGTAGTACAGAGAGAAGAAATATTATATAGAGTCATAAAACGGTCACAGCCAGATACGGTAGATAATAATGGGCATCCGACATCAGCGCTGTTTAAGCAGGAAGACGGTGTTTCTGTAGATCGGGATGGGGAAAGAAGAGAAAGTACTATTATTGAAACATTCAAAAACAGATTTGAAAAGAGATTCAAGGGATTAGTAAAAGTTCAGGCAAGTGTTTGTATTGACAATGCCATGGCGGTAATTCCGGAAACAAAAAGTAATATATATCATGCGGAAATATTTGAAAACACTAATAAGGAACCATTAACTCAGCTAAAGGCATTAATTTTAGCAGATAGTTCTGAAATGGTGGTCTATGATTCCAGTGTTGAATGGAGATAGAAGCGTAATTTCGTAACAAATTCTTAATATTTTCAAAAAAAGCTTGAAGGTGACCTAAGGTCACCTTTTATAATGCATGTAGATGGAAATACTGAAAGAAAAGACAGCAATCAAAATTACATTTCAGGAGGATAAAAATGAAAGGTATTATTTTAGCAGGCGGTTCAGGCACACGGCTTTATCCATTGACAATGGTAACATCCAAACAGCTGTTGCCGATTTATGACAAACCGATGATCTATTATCCTATGTCGGTGCTTATGAATGCAGGAATCCGGGATATTCTCATTATTTCCACACCGCAGGATACCCCCAGGTTCCAGGAGCTTTTAGGGGACGGCCATCAGTTTGGCGTGGAGCTTTCTTATGCAGTACAGCCAAGTCCGGACGGACTGGCACAGGCCTTTATTATCGGAGAAGAATTTGTGGGAGATGATACAGTTGCCATGGTTCTCGGAGATAATATTTTTGCAGGACATGGCCTGAAAAAAAGACTTCGCGCAGCTGTGGAAAATGCCCAGTCCGGAAAAGGAGCTACTGTGTTTGGGTACTATGTAGATGATCCGGAGCGTTTCGGTATTGTGGAATTTAATAAAGAGGGGAAAGCGGTTTCTATTGAGGAAAAACCGGAACACCCAAAGAGCAACTACTGTGTCACAGGTCTTTATTTCTATGACAATAAAGTTGTGGAGTATGCGAAAAATCTGAAGCCAAGCGCCAGAGGAGAGCTGGAGATCACTGATCTGAACCGGATTTATCTGGAAGAAGGAAAGTTAAATGTAGAACTTCTGGGACAGGGATTTACCTGGCTGGATACAGGAACACATGAGAGTCTTGTAGATGCCACTAATTTTGTAAAAACAATGGAAACTCATCAGCACAGAAAGATTGCCTGCCTGGAAGAAATTGCCTACTTGAATGGATGGATCTCCCAGGAAGAAGTGCTTAAAGTTTATGAAGTGTTGAAAAAGAATCAGTATGGGCAGTATTTAAAAGATGTTCTGGATGGAAAATATCAGGACGGATTATACTAAAAAAGAAAGCAGATAGGAGTAAATATTATGAACATTATCGTTACCGGCGGAGCCGGCTTTATTGGAAGCAATTTTATTTTTCACATGTTAAACAAATACCCGGACTACCGGATTATTTGTCTGGATTGTCTGACCTATGCAGGAAACTTATCTACACTGGCGCCTGTTATGGATAATCCTAACTTCCGTTTTGTAAAGGAGAGTATTACAGACCGTGAAGCTGTCTATAAACTTTTTGAAGAGGAACATCCGGACATGGTGGTAAACTTTGCGGCAGAGAGCCATGTAGACCGCTCTATTGAAAACCCGGAAGTATTTCTTGACACAAATATTAAAGGAACTGCAGTTTTAATGGATGCCTGCAGAAAATACGGAATCCAGAGATATCATCAGGTATCTACAGATGAGGTTTACGGAGATCTGCCTCTGGACCGCCCGGATCTCTTCTTTACAGAAGAGACACCGATCCACACAAGCAGCCCGTACAGCTCGTCCAAAGCAGGCGCTGACCTTCTTGTACTGGCTTATCACAGGACATATGGACTTCCGGTTACCATCAGCAGATGTTCCAATAATTATGGACCCTATCATTTCCCGGAGAAGCTGATTCCGCTTATGATCGCCAATGCACTGAATGACAAGCCGCTTCCGGTTTACGGGAAAGGGGAAAATGTCCGCGACTGGCTTTATGTAGAAGATCACTGCAAGGCAATTGACCTGATCATTCACAAAGGCCGTGTGGGAGAAGTTTACAACATCGGCGGACATAATGAAATGAAAAATATTGATATCGTGAAGATTATCTGTAAAGAGCTTGGCAAGCCGGAAAGCCTGATCACTTATGTGGAAGACAGAAAAGGCCACGATATGCGTTACGCTATTGACCCGACTAAGATCCATAATGAGCTTGGATGGCTGCCGGAGACAAAGTTTGCAGATGGAATTAAGAAGACGATCCAGTGGTATCTGGACAACAAGGAGTGGTGGGAGACGATCATTTCCGGAGAGTATCAGAACTACTATGAGAAAATGTATGGAAACCGGAAGGAGATGGAATAATGAAGGTTCTTGTAACAGGTGTAGCAGGTCAGCTGGGCCACGATGTAATGAATGAGCTGGCGGGGCGCGGTTATGAGGGAATCGGATCAGATATCCAGGAAGTGTACAGCGGGATTCAGGACGGTACGGCCGTGACTTCTATGCCTTATGTGCAGATGGATATTACAGATGCAGACTGTGTAAAGCGCGTGATCTCGGAAGCTGCTCCGGATGCGGTCGTGCACTGCGCGGCGTGGACAGCAGTAGATCTTGCAGAAGAGGAAGAAAAGAAGCCGATCGTCCAGGCGGTAAATGTGGACGGCACAAGAAATATTGCCAAAGTCTGCAAAGAACTGAACTGCAAAATGGTTTATTTAAGCACGGACTATGTGTTTGACGGACAGGGAGAGACGCCTTGGGATCCTGACTGCAAAGATTACAAGCCTCTCAATGTTTATGGGCAGACAAAACTGGAAGGGGAGCTGGCTGTTTCAGAGCTTCTTACAAAATATTTCATTGTACGAATTGCATGGGTATTTGGGAAAAATGGAAAGAATTTCATCAAGACCATGTTAAATGTGGGAAAGAATCATGATACCATTAAGGTAGTCAATGACCAGATCGGCACGCCGACCTACACCTTTGACCTGGCAAAGCTTCTTGTTGACATGATCGAGACGGAAAAATATGGTTATTATCATGCTACAAACGAGGGCGGCTATATCAGCTGGTATGATTTTACCAAAGAAATCTTCCGCCAGGCTGTGGAAATGGGCCATGAAGAGTACAGTGAGGACAAGGTGAAAGTCCTTCCGGTCACAACAGAGGAATATGGTGTATCCAAAGCGGCAAGGCCGTTTAACAGCAGGCTGGATAAGAGCAAGCTGACAGACAATGGATTCCATCTGCTTCCTACATGGCAGGATGCGCTGAACAGATATTTGAAGGAAATCGACTTCTAAAAAAGTGGTTTCGGTGAAAAAGAGAAGAGGAGAAGATCATAAATGGGACAGATCAAAGTAGAAAAGAACGCTGGCGGCATTGAGGGCCTGTGCGTGATCGAGCCGGCCGTTCACGGCGATGCCAGAGGCTATTTCATGGAGACATACAATCAAAGAGATATGGAAGAGGCGGGGCTTACCATGCAGTTTGTCCAGGACAATCAGTCCTGTTCTTCCAAAGGTGTTTTGAGAGGGCTTCATTTCCAGAAAGAGTTTCCCCAGGGAAAACTTGTCAGAGTGATCAAGGGCGCTGTCTTTGATGTTGCGGTGGATTTAAGAAGCGACAGCAAAACGTATGGAAAATGGTTCGGCATCGAGCTGACAGAAGAAAATAAAAAACAGTTTTATATTCCGGAAGGCTTTGCCCATGGCTTCCTGGTATTGAGCGATGTGGCAGAATTTTGTTATAAATGTACAGATTTCTATCATCCGGGCGATGAGGGCGGACTTGCCTGGAACGATCCTGAGATCGGCATTACCTGGCCGTCTCTGGAGGGAGAGTATAAGGGAAGCGCTTCCGGGGAAGGTTATCATCTGGAAGATGGCACAAAGCTGAATTTAAGCGACAAGGATCAGCTCTGGAGGGGGCTTAAGGATACGTTCCACTTCTAGGAACAAAGAGAGTGAGGGCAGAAGCTAAGAGAGGCTTCTGCCTTTTTACTTTAATCAGGAAACGCTTGCGGAACTCTTTGCTCTTTATTGTGGCAGTTATGCGGTTTTTGTGGTAAAATGACATATAACCATGTGAAAGTGAAACAGAAAAGAAAAAGTGAGGATATAAATAGAAATATATGGAAACATATAAGATCAGCTGGATAAAGTTTTTAAAAAAATTATCTCCCTACAATATAAAAAAGGGGATTCTGTATTTTAAGCATTTTGGACCAAAGGAATTTTGGGTCAGACTGACAGAGCGGTTTCAGACAGATGATGTGGATTATGAGGAGTGGTATTGTAATCACAGGCCGCAAGAAGAAGAACTGGAGAGGCAGCGGAAGGAAAAGTTTGACTACATGCCGCTGATCAGTATTCTGGTACCTGTGTATAATACGCCAGAGGCATTTTTGAAACAGATGATCCAGTCTGTGAGAGCACAGACCTATGGAAATTGGGAGCTCTGTATCGCTAATGCGAATCCGGGAAACAAAGAGGTAGGAGATATCTTAAGAATTGCATCGGAAAAGGATCAAAGGATCCGGGTGACCGATGTTCCGGAAAATGAGGGGATTGCGCAGAATACAAATGCAGCCATGAAGATTGCTTCCGG encodes:
- the wecB gene encoding non-hydrolyzing UDP-N-acetylglucosamine 2-epimerase; translation: MKVVIVFGTRPEAIKMCPVIKAIKRCEGLECCVCVTGQHKDMLQQVLDVFHVKADYNLDIMREKQTLYDITYAVMEGIRNVIRKERPGIVLVHGDTTTTFAAALSCFYEKIPIGHVEAGLRTRNKYSPYPEEFNRQAVDIVSDLYFAPTNSAKDNLLKEGKKEELVFVTGNTAIDALKTTVREDYNHEILNWAAGSRMILLTAHRRENWGTSLENIFEAVRTIVDEQQDIKVVCPVHKNPIIQETAHRILGNHKRIKLVSPLNVIDFHNIIAKAYLILTDSGGIQEEAPSLGKPVLVLRDMTERPEGVAAGSLKLVGTDKEQIKRNLKNILRDSKEYLRMSSAQNPYGDGHASEKIVKILMEWRERYTKNEK
- a CDS encoding MerR family transcriptional regulator, translating into MKKPGYYSSGEFARMAGVTLRTIRYYDKQNILKPSLVTEAGARFYTDEDFARLQQILLLKYLGFSLDDIREMTFADADYHFLLNSLNIQLKLVQDRIEKMQLMERAIQDTEEEVRATHTVDWNRMLNLIHLTGMEESLKKQYQNASNISARISLHSLYSQNKQGWFPWIFHQLGLKPKMKVLEIGCGDGALWKSNMQNIPDEVEITLSDVSEGMLRDARRELGGEDQRFIFQAFDCHKLPYESETFDIVIANHVLFYCQDIPKVCREVKRVLKQGGVFVCSTYGNRHMKEVSLLVQEFDNRIVLSADRLYERFGMENGREILEKCFQEVEWRLYEDSLLVTEAEALISYILSCHGNQAQYIGERYTEFRSFVKEKTEDGFYITKEAGIFLCENR
- a CDS encoding DUF6941 family protein — encoded protein: MVEVKNFLYCLNINTADGRTDIVGILTAITPEYIPGLFSFSINFTLLNLTEGEHEVTIKFKNPENEIITSIDNVKLDYKKDENSNLPEQYLGINVAAGLQNVDFKKSGVYSTQVIVDGIDMGNFKIFAKGKNEE
- the rfbA gene encoding glucose-1-phosphate thymidylyltransferase RfbA, giving the protein MKGIILAGGSGTRLYPLTMVTSKQLLPIYDKPMIYYPMSVLMNAGIRDILIISTPQDTPRFQELLGDGHQFGVELSYAVQPSPDGLAQAFIIGEEFVGDDTVAMVLGDNIFAGHGLKKRLRAAVENAQSGKGATVFGYYVDDPERFGIVEFNKEGKAVSIEEKPEHPKSNYCVTGLYFYDNKVVEYAKNLKPSARGELEITDLNRIYLEEGKLNVELLGQGFTWLDTGTHESLVDATNFVKTMETHQHRKIACLEEIAYLNGWISQEEVLKVYEVLKKNQYGQYLKDVLDGKYQDGLY
- the rfbB gene encoding dTDP-glucose 4,6-dehydratase, giving the protein MNIIVTGGAGFIGSNFIFHMLNKYPDYRIICLDCLTYAGNLSTLAPVMDNPNFRFVKESITDREAVYKLFEEEHPDMVVNFAAESHVDRSIENPEVFLDTNIKGTAVLMDACRKYGIQRYHQVSTDEVYGDLPLDRPDLFFTEETPIHTSSPYSSSKAGADLLVLAYHRTYGLPVTISRCSNNYGPYHFPEKLIPLMIANALNDKPLPVYGKGENVRDWLYVEDHCKAIDLIIHKGRVGEVYNIGGHNEMKNIDIVKIICKELGKPESLITYVEDRKGHDMRYAIDPTKIHNELGWLPETKFADGIKKTIQWYLDNKEWWETIISGEYQNYYEKMYGNRKEME
- the rfbD gene encoding dTDP-4-dehydrorhamnose reductase, with the translated sequence MKVLVTGVAGQLGHDVMNELAGRGYEGIGSDIQEVYSGIQDGTAVTSMPYVQMDITDADCVKRVISEAAPDAVVHCAAWTAVDLAEEEEKKPIVQAVNVDGTRNIAKVCKELNCKMVYLSTDYVFDGQGETPWDPDCKDYKPLNVYGQTKLEGELAVSELLTKYFIVRIAWVFGKNGKNFIKTMLNVGKNHDTIKVVNDQIGTPTYTFDLAKLLVDMIETEKYGYYHATNEGGYISWYDFTKEIFRQAVEMGHEEYSEDKVKVLPVTTEEYGVSKAARPFNSRLDKSKLTDNGFHLLPTWQDALNRYLKEIDF
- the rfbC gene encoding dTDP-4-dehydrorhamnose 3,5-epimerase → MGQIKVEKNAGGIEGLCVIEPAVHGDARGYFMETYNQRDMEEAGLTMQFVQDNQSCSSKGVLRGLHFQKEFPQGKLVRVIKGAVFDVAVDLRSDSKTYGKWFGIELTEENKKQFYIPEGFAHGFLVLSDVAEFCYKCTDFYHPGDEGGLAWNDPEIGITWPSLEGEYKGSASGEGYHLEDGTKLNLSDKDQLWRGLKDTFHF